One Hevea brasiliensis isolate MT/VB/25A 57/8 chromosome 5, ASM3005281v1, whole genome shotgun sequence genomic region harbors:
- the LOC110652696 gene encoding probable WRKY transcription factor 33, which produces MTSSFTSSSFTNLLPTHTKDMDSISWGLYDHGTDRIDIEIPQFKSFPPPSLPLSPPPVSPSSYLAIPPGLSPNELLDSPVLFSTSNVLLSPTTGAFAGQTFNWRNNSSDNQRGVRGDGKSFSDFSFQTQTTPPTSSSIFQSSSSLVSVEQSIKRQQETWNFNKPTKQTGFSSEKGVVKSEFRSMQSYSSEMAAFQSSIQCNAASQPSYNHYNNQPPPYMREQRRSDDGYNWRKYGQKQVKGSENPRSYYKCTYPNCPTKKKVERSLDGQITEIVYKGSHNHPKPQSTRSTSQSMPPSAGVSSEISDQSVSPLESVTVQEDSSISIGDDEFDQSSPISNSGGDDDENEPEAKRFKGKNENEGILAAGSRTVREPRIVVQTTSDIDILDDGYRWRKYGQKVVKGNPNPRSYYKCTSIGCPVRKHVERASHDTRAVITTYEGKHNHDVPAARSSGYASNRPPSNANSSNMPIPIRPSVTTNANYPSSLNSTRLPTSAGQAPFTLEMLQGTGGIGFSGFGKPTGSYMNQTQYITEGAYSGAKEEPKDDSFLDSFLC; this is translated from the exons ATGACTTCTTCTTTTACTTCTTCCTCTTTCACCAATCTTCTTCCTACTCATACCAAAGACATGGACAGTATCAGCTGGGGACTTTATGACCATGGAACTGATAGAATTGATATTGAAATCCCACAATTCAAGTCGTTTCCACCTCCTTCTTTGCCTCTTTCTCCTCCTCCTGTTTCCCCTTCTTCCTATTTGGCCATTCCTCCTGGTTTAAGCCCTAATGAGCTCTTGGACTCACCTGTACTTTTTTCCACCTCTAAT GTTCTTCTATCTCCAACCACCGGGGCTTTTGCTGGTCAAACCTTCAACTGGAGGAATAATTCCAGTGACAATCAGCGAGGTGTTAGAGGGGATGGCAAAAgtttctctgatttctcttttCAAACCCAAACAACACCTCCTACATCGTCATccatctttcaatcttcttcgaGCCTCGTCTCAGTG GAGCAATCAATCAAAAGGCAACAAGAAACATGGAATTTTAACAAACCCACAAAGCAAACAGGTTTCTCATCAGAGAAGGGAGTAGTAAAATCAGAATTTAGGTCAATGCAGAGTTACTCCTCAGAAATGGCTGCATTCCAATCAAGCATACAATGTAATGCTGCTTCTCAACCCAGTTATAATCACTACAATAATCAACCACCTCCATATATGAGGGAGCAAAGAAGGTCAGATGATGGATACAACTGGAGGAAGTATGGACAGAAACAGGTTAAAGGAAGTGAGAACCCACGTAGTTATTACAAGTGCACCTATCCGAATTGCCCAACCAAGAAAAAGGTAGAGAGATCTTTGGATGGACAAATTACTGAAATAGTCTATAAGGGAAGTCACAACCATCCCAAACCTCAGTCTACAAGATCAACCTCTCAATCGATGCCACCTTCTGCCGGAGTCAGCTCAGAAATCTCGGATCAATCGGTTTCTCCATTGGAATCTGTCACCGTACAGGAGGATTCTTCAATTTCGATTGGAGACGATGAATTTGACCAAAGTTCGCCCATTAGCAATTCAGGAGGAGATGATGATGAAAATGAACCCGAAGCCAAGCGATT CAAAGGaaagaatgaaaatgaaggtattTTGGCTGCTGGGAGCAGGACCGTTAGAGAACCCAGAATTGTGGTTCAGACAACAAGTGATATTGACATACTCGATGATGGGTATAGATGGAGGAAATATGGACAAAAAGTAGTCAAGGGAAATCCCAATCCAAG GAGCTACTACAAGTGCACGTCTATTGGTTGTCCTGTGCGGAAACATGTGGAACGAGCATCGCATGATACAAGGGCGGTGATCACCACTTACGAAGGGAAGCACAACCACGATGTTCCAGCTGCACGTAGCAGCGGCTATGCATCCAATAGACCTCCATCCAATGCTAACAGCAGCAATATGCCTATCCCTATAAGGCCCTCTGTCACAACAAACGCAAATTATCCAAGCTCGCTAAACAGCACAAGATTACCAACATCAGCAGGTCAAGCACCATTCACCCTGGAAATGTTGCAGGGTACAGGGGGCATTGGCTTCTCAGGATTTGGAAAGCCAACGGGCTCATACATGAATCAAACACAATACATCACAGAGGGTGCATACTCGGGAGCCAAGGAAGAACCAAAGGATGACTCATTTCTTGACTCTTTCctatgttga